Proteins co-encoded in one Lates calcarifer isolate ASB-BC8 linkage group LG17, TLL_Latcal_v3, whole genome shotgun sequence genomic window:
- the fam163ab gene encoding protein FAM163A: MTAGTVVITGGILATVILLCIIAVLCYCRLQYYCCKKNGSDSGSISQQHFACNACSVTGLDGSIITPLSLSPPEPPGSSDPAKPRGGRRSYCPTCSPYDSPFYIRTTDEMRNGGERITYMPTHYENQALAMPLPAVRGSLLRETQRGRPPDFYTNTRAISTEV; this comes from the exons ATGACAGCTGGAACTGTTGTCATAACCGGAGGAATACTGGCCACAGTGATACTTCTGTGTATCATAGCTGTGCTCTGTTACTGTAGACTCCAG tACTACTGCTGTAAGAAGAATGGGTCTGACAGTGGCTCCATCTCTCAGCAACACTTTGCCTGCAACGCCTGCAGTGTCACCGGCCTGGACGGGTCAATCATCACCCCGCTGTCCCTGTCACCGCCAGAGCCGCCTGGATCCTCGGACCCCGCCAAACCCAGAGGGGGGCGACGCAGCTACTGCCCCACCTGCTCACCCTATGACTCCCCCTTCTACATCCGCACCACTGATGAGATGCGCAATGGTGGCGAGCGCATCACCTACATGCCCACACACTACGAGAACCAGGCGCTGGCGATGCCGCTGCCCGCCGTCCGAGGCTCCCTGTTGAGGGAGACTCAGCGAGGGCGCCCTCCCGATTTCTACACCAATACCCGAGCCATCAGCACCGAGGTGTGA